From Melitaea cinxia chromosome 30, ilMelCinx1.1, whole genome shotgun sequence, one genomic window encodes:
- the LOC123668046 gene encoding putative nuclease HARBI1, translating into MARYADNAFAMSDEEFKKCYRFSKELFEILHNDLVPLLPRTTRRSDISTRYKVLVALSFYATGSYQRLVGTTHGTLMSQQSVSRAIKEVTNALNTDVIVNKWLKFPQTRRERDHIKQRFYEKFQIPSIVGAIDGTHVAIIRPAQNEERFYNRKGFHSRNVLIICDADMNILSVDSSFGGATHDSFILNQHPVKSYLINLLNSGELVYLLGDSGYPQRNFLMTPILDAPANSPEEHYTNMHCVARNIVERTIGVLKNRWRCLLGHRVLHYHPNTAARIINACCVLHNICNKASLSQNDSEDTIPSSVEEDSTQEISRQDLPDLTRGNEARSRLVRELWAARRH; encoded by the exons ATGGCGCGTTATGCCGATAATGCCTTCGCCATGAGTGATGAggagtttaaaaaatgttatcgcTTCAGCAAAGAGTTGTTTGAAATTCTACATAACGATTTGGTGCCGCTGTTACCAAGAACTACCCGTCGTAGCGATATATCTACGCGTTATAAG gTTTTAGTGGCGCTTTCATTTTACGCCACGGGAAGCTATCAGCGTTTGGTGGGAACTACGCACGGAACGCTGATGTCACAACAATCTGTGTCACGAGCCATCAAAGAGGTCACAAATGCCCTAAATACAGATGTGATTGTAAATAAATGGCTCAAATTCCCACAAACCCGTCGAGAAAGAGACCATATTAAACAAag ATTTTATGAAAAGTTCCAAATACCATCCATAGTTGGTGCTATTGATGGTACTCATGTAGCTATCATACGTCCAGCTCAAAATGAGGAGAGGTTTTACAACAGAAAAGGATTTCACTCaagaaatgttttaatt ATATGCGATGcagatatgaatattttaagtgTTGATTCATCTTTTGGTGGAGCGACTCATGacagttttatattaaatcaacaccCTGTCAAAAGCtacctaataaatttattaaattcaggGGAACTTGTTTATTTACTAG GTGACTCTGGCTATCCCCAGAGAAATTTTTTAATGACACCTATTTTGGATGCTCCGGCTAACTCACCAGAAGAGCACTATACCAATATGCATTGTGTGGCACGCAATATAGTGGAGCGTACTATAggtgtattaaaaaataggtgGAGATGTCTTCTCGGTCACAGGGTCCTTCACTATCATCCTAACACAGCTGCTAGAATTATAAATGCTTGTTGTGTTTTACACAACATTTGTAATAAAGCAAGCTTGAGTCAGAATGACAGTGAGGATACTATACCATCTTCAGTAGAGGAAGACAGCACCCAGGAAATAAGTAGGCAGGATCTTCCTGACTTAACTAGAGGCAATGAAGCTAGATCTCGTTTGGTGCGTGAGTTATGGGCTGCGAGGcgtcattaa
- the LOC123668323 gene encoding NADH dehydrogenase [ubiquinone] 1 alpha subcomplex assembly factor 3, producing the protein MIISRLRQVGTKLKRNPFVLSVRNKAAYEGEGKTTVRIINQEQELGLMIDSFSTVGFRLNNGITVLGPIAIFPRTILSWQVRTSNEINASALGLFKLLEPKVDLLIMGLETNERSVVDSVFRASREVKINIEILSTEHACATFNFLNAEGRSVAGAIIPPLHIEVNEDDMLQSKLHYQNIYEKNI; encoded by the exons ATGATTATCAGTAGACTGCGACAAGTGGGGACTAAGTTAAAAAGAAATCCATTTGTTTTAAG TGTTCGTAATAAGGCAGCTTACGAAGGTGAGGGCAAAACAACGGTGAGGATAATAAACCAGGAGCAGGAGCTCGGGCTCATGATAGACTCATTCTCTACT GTTGGTTTTAGGTTAAACAATGGAATCACAGTGCTCGGCCCCATCGCTATATTCCCTCG AACGATACTGTCATGGCAGGTTCGCACTTCAAATGAGATCAACGCGTCTGCGCTCGGGCTCTTTAAACTGCTCGAGCCTAAAGTTGATTTGTTG ATAATGGGCTTAGAAACAAATGAGAGGAGTGTGGTGGACTCGGTGTTCAGAGCGTCCAGAGAGGTCAAGATCAATATAGAGATCCTATCCACAGAGCACGCTTGCGCCACCTTTAACTTTCTGAATGCTGAGGGCAG GTCAGTAGCTGGCGCCATTATTCCGCCCCTACACATTGAAGTGAACGAGGACGACATGCTACAGTCCAAGCTGCACTACCAGAAcatatatgagaaaaatatataa